In Sandaracinaceae bacterium, the following proteins share a genomic window:
- a CDS encoding tetratricopeptide repeat protein codes for MRETDEEIREIKKEIIESRGLTIKTNNLVNSLGADIKSIAKRQAGYERRFNWNGAVAYALFAALSFGGLKLASDATIAAIESEKLALESRNTDLRRALLEERQRADDRSAAEARAARFYDLIRQEKRREVVTRYDTIAEDTHISRAEAQFFRDFYERFRLDLSIEAYQVGLDLVRTGRYAEAADKLEEAIRLKEDAPHVPAMKYELARALRRLGRQAEAIIHARTVAEQTTSPELQDDAVFLAALCAEELGDLDNAIEGYLTLIRRWPRSSLAHEARPMLREARQNVVRGRGN; via the coding sequence GTGCGCGAGACCGACGAGGAGATCCGTGAGATCAAGAAAGAGATCATCGAGTCTCGTGGTCTCACCATCAAGACGAACAACCTCGTCAATTCGCTGGGCGCGGACATCAAGTCCATCGCCAAGCGGCAGGCCGGGTACGAGCGTCGCTTCAACTGGAACGGGGCCGTGGCCTACGCGCTGTTCGCGGCCCTCTCGTTCGGCGGCCTCAAGCTGGCGTCCGACGCCACCATCGCCGCCATCGAGTCCGAGAAGCTCGCGCTCGAGTCGCGCAACACGGACCTGCGCCGCGCGCTCTTGGAGGAGCGTCAGCGAGCCGACGACCGCAGCGCCGCCGAGGCCCGCGCGGCCCGCTTCTACGACCTGATCCGGCAGGAGAAGCGCCGCGAGGTGGTCACGCGCTACGACACCATCGCCGAGGACACGCACATCTCGCGGGCCGAGGCGCAGTTCTTCCGCGACTTCTACGAGCGCTTCCGCCTGGATCTCAGCATCGAGGCCTATCAGGTGGGCCTCGACCTGGTGCGGACCGGCCGCTACGCCGAGGCCGCCGACAAGCTGGAGGAGGCCATCCGCCTGAAGGAGGACGCCCCCCACGTGCCGGCCATGAAGTACGAGCTGGCGCGCGCCCTGCGCCGCCTCGGGCGGCAGGCCGAGGCCATCATCCACGCCCGCACGGTGGCGGAGCAGACCACCTCGCCGGAGCTCCAGGACGACGCCGTGTTCCTGGCCGCGCTGTGCGCCGAAGAGCTGGGTGACCTCGACAACGCCATCGAGGGCTACCTCACGCTGATCCGCCGCTGGCCCCGCTCCAGCCTGGCCCACGAGGCCCGCCCGATGCTGCGCGAGGCCCGCCAGAACGTGG
- the efp gene encoding elongation factor P, translated as MGDTSELKKGFKLIKDDQPWLVADCQFVKPGKGQAFFRTRLKNMITGRVVDHTYKSGEKIDKADTEERTYQYLYPENDDRVFMDTESYEQIHLSNEQLGESAGYLLDGTNVDVMFFNGKPIGVTPPTFVNLKVTETEPGFKGDTSSNTTKPATCETGLIVAVPLFVVEGDVLKIDTRTGEYVERVKS; from the coding sequence TTGGGTGACACAAGCGAACTCAAGAAGGGCTTCAAGCTCATCAAAGACGACCAGCCGTGGCTCGTGGCGGACTGTCAGTTCGTCAAGCCGGGCAAGGGTCAGGCGTTCTTCCGAACGCGCCTGAAGAACATGATCACCGGGCGCGTGGTGGACCACACCTACAAGTCCGGCGAGAAGATCGACAAGGCCGACACGGAAGAGCGCACCTACCAGTACCTCTACCCCGAGAACGATGATCGCGTGTTCATGGACACCGAGTCGTACGAGCAGATCCATCTCTCGAACGAGCAGCTCGGTGAGTCCGCGGGCTACCTGCTGGACGGCACCAACGTCGACGTCATGTTCTTCAACGGCAAGCCCATCGGGGTGACGCCGCCCACCTTCGTGAACCTCAAGGTCACGGAGACCGAGCCCGGCTTCAAGGGCGACACCAGCAGCAACACCACGAAGCCGGCCACGTGCGAGACGGGGCTGATTGTGGCTGTGCCGCTCTTCGTCGTCGAAGGCGACGTGCTGAAGATCGACACGCGCACCGGCGAGTACGTCGAGCGCGTGAAGTCCTGA
- the genX gene encoding EF-P lysine aminoacylase GenX: MRNVQARALLMRAVRGYFQGQDFVEVETPVAVPSPGLDTHLSAFGVDGARVPRWLITSPEYQMKRLLAGGLPRIYQTCRCFRRDEAGALHQPEFSMLEWYRGCAGAEDVMADTEQLVAHVARALRRDESEPLVVAGRTGPIDLTPPWPRLRIAEAFQRYAGVDAHTLLTDEARFFQVYAEQVEPHLGRDKPVFLTHWPASMASLARLFDDDPAHAERFEVIVDGVELCNGFGELIDASEQERRLRRDQDTRRELGLPVYPLDERFLDALREGLPPSGGNALGLDRLLMLLLGETHIDDVCAIPHDRL; this comes from the coding sequence ATGCGCAACGTGCAGGCGCGCGCGCTGTTGATGCGGGCCGTGCGCGGCTACTTCCAAGGGCAGGACTTCGTGGAGGTGGAGACCCCGGTGGCGGTACCGAGCCCCGGTCTCGACACGCACCTCTCCGCGTTCGGCGTGGACGGTGCGCGCGTGCCGCGCTGGCTCATCACCAGCCCCGAGTACCAGATGAAGCGGCTGCTGGCGGGGGGCCTGCCGCGCATCTACCAGACGTGCCGCTGCTTCCGGCGCGACGAAGCGGGCGCGCTGCACCAGCCCGAGTTCAGCATGCTGGAGTGGTACCGCGGGTGCGCAGGCGCCGAAGACGTGATGGCCGACACGGAGCAGTTGGTGGCCCACGTGGCACGCGCGCTGCGCCGAGACGAGAGCGAGCCGCTGGTCGTGGCCGGGCGAACGGGCCCCATCGACCTGACCCCGCCGTGGCCGCGCCTGCGCATCGCCGAGGCGTTCCAGCGCTATGCGGGCGTGGACGCGCACACGCTGCTGACCGACGAGGCGCGCTTCTTCCAGGTGTATGCCGAGCAGGTGGAGCCCCACCTCGGGCGCGACAAGCCGGTGTTCTTGACGCACTGGCCGGCCAGCATGGCGTCCTTGGCGCGGCTGTTCGACGACGACCCGGCGCACGCCGAACGCTTCGAGGTCATCGTGGATGGCGTGGAGCTGTGCAACGGGTTCGGCGAGCTGATTGACGCGAGCGAGCAAGAGCGGCGGCTCCGGCGCGACCAGGACACCCGACGAGAGCTGGGGTTGCCGGTCTACCCGCTGGACGAGCGCTTCCTGGACGCGCTGCGTGAGGGGCTGCCTCCGTCCGGTGGCAACGCGCTCGGGCTCGACCGGCTGTTGATGTTGCTGCTGGGCGAGACGCACATCGACGACGTGTGCGCCATCCCGCACGACCGCCTCTGA
- the mazG gene encoding nucleoside triphosphate pyrophosphohydrolase has protein sequence MVDSPAPRGENLPELVAIMQRLLSPEGCPWDREQTLESLRPYVIEEAYEVVEAIDHGDPRALCEELGDLLLQVVFQAEIARAKGWFGPGDVVTAISDKMVRRHPWVFGAEQMDTAEGTVGRWEAIKAQEKLAAGKGEARPKGALDGVPRAMPALLRAVRVGEKASAVGYDWPDAAGARAKVDEELRELDAAAESGDRAAMERELGDVLFALASFARKESLDPEAALRGTLDRFSARFSFAEEQAREEGRGLRERDPAELDALWQRAKQQVG, from the coding sequence ATGGTCGATTCACCTGCCCCCCGCGGCGAGAACCTCCCCGAGCTCGTGGCCATCATGCAGCGCCTGCTGTCCCCCGAGGGGTGCCCCTGGGACCGCGAGCAGACGCTCGAGTCGCTGCGCCCGTACGTGATCGAGGAGGCCTACGAGGTGGTGGAGGCCATCGACCACGGTGACCCACGCGCCCTGTGCGAGGAGCTGGGCGACCTCTTGCTGCAGGTCGTGTTCCAGGCCGAGATCGCGCGAGCCAAGGGCTGGTTCGGGCCGGGCGACGTGGTCACCGCCATCTCCGACAAGATGGTGCGCCGTCACCCGTGGGTCTTCGGCGCCGAGCAGATGGACACCGCCGAGGGCACCGTGGGGCGCTGGGAGGCCATCAAGGCGCAGGAGAAGCTGGCGGCGGGGAAGGGTGAGGCGCGCCCCAAGGGGGCCCTCGACGGTGTGCCGCGAGCCATGCCAGCGCTCTTGCGCGCAGTACGCGTGGGCGAGAAAGCGTCGGCCGTGGGGTACGACTGGCCCGACGCGGCCGGGGCCCGCGCGAAGGTCGACGAGGAGCTGCGCGAGCTGGACGCCGCAGCCGAGAGCGGAGACCGCGCGGCCATGGAGCGCGAGCTGGGCGACGTGCTCTTCGCGCTGGCCAGCTTCGCGCGCAAGGAGTCACTGGACCCCGAGGCCGCCCTGCGCGGCACGCTCGACCGCTTCAGCGCGCGCTTCTCGTTTGCGGAGGAGCAGGCTCGCGAAGAGGGGCGTGGGCTGCGCGAGCGCGACCCGGCCGAGCTGGACGCGCTGTGGCAGCGCGCGAAGCAGCAGGTAGGATAG
- a CDS encoding PLP-dependent aminotransferase family protein — translation MSRQTDQVAHPRVGRAEARWGHAIELDPAPDAQPLYVQIAEAVTADVRRGVLRPGDALPGSRSLALALGVHRNTILAAFRELEKQGFLSTEAARGTRISESLPDLPLEPTSHTRGAAAFPVPRAPTFRVMATPVGHYTLLGGIPDLRQVPTTALARAYRRALRRPAVLGYGDPAGSRALRVGLAAMLARTRGLALTEDDVVVTRGSQMALDLIARSLLRPGDIVAVEGLGYRPAWEALRAAGARVVSVPVDNDGLVVERLEALAERLPLRAVYLTPHHQYPTTTVLPAPRRLALLALARKQRFAVIEDDFDHEFHYEGRPILPLAARAPESVVYIGTFSKVLAPGLRVGWVVAPSPLREAIVARRSVLDRQGDLALEEAVAELLEDGEITRHILRMRGVYEERRDVMVRLLTEAFGDTLHFRMPRGGMALWARVTGTDVDEWAAAAAAKKVLVQPAKLFTFDRRARPFLRLGYGAHDPQELGRAVALLAAARPR, via the coding sequence ATGAGCAGGCAGACAGACCAGGTGGCGCACCCCCGCGTGGGCCGCGCCGAGGCACGTTGGGGACATGCCATCGAGCTGGACCCCGCTCCCGATGCGCAGCCGCTCTACGTGCAGATCGCCGAGGCCGTGACGGCCGACGTGCGGCGCGGGGTGCTGCGCCCGGGTGACGCGCTGCCCGGCAGCCGCAGCCTGGCGCTGGCCCTCGGCGTCCACCGCAACACCATCCTGGCGGCGTTTCGAGAGCTCGAAAAGCAGGGATTCCTGAGCACCGAGGCGGCGCGTGGGACACGCATCTCGGAGTCGCTCCCGGACCTTCCCCTCGAGCCCACTTCGCACACGCGTGGCGCGGCGGCGTTCCCGGTACCGCGCGCGCCGACGTTCCGCGTGATGGCCACCCCCGTGGGCCACTACACGCTGCTGGGTGGCATCCCGGACCTGCGACAGGTGCCCACCACGGCGCTCGCACGGGCATACCGGCGCGCGCTGCGGCGCCCTGCCGTGTTGGGCTACGGCGACCCAGCCGGCTCGCGCGCGCTGCGCGTGGGCCTCGCCGCCATGCTGGCGCGGACCCGCGGCCTGGCGCTGACCGAAGACGACGTGGTGGTCACGCGCGGGAGCCAGATGGCGCTCGACCTGATCGCCCGCTCGCTGCTGCGGCCGGGGGACATCGTGGCCGTGGAGGGGCTCGGCTATCGACCGGCGTGGGAGGCCCTGCGCGCCGCGGGCGCGCGCGTGGTGTCCGTGCCGGTGGACAACGACGGACTGGTCGTGGAGCGTCTCGAGGCGCTGGCCGAGAGGCTGCCGCTGCGCGCCGTGTACCTGACGCCGCACCACCAGTACCCCACCACCACCGTGCTCCCCGCGCCGCGCCGCCTGGCGCTCTTGGCGCTGGCCCGCAAGCAGCGCTTCGCCGTGATCGAAGACGACTTCGACCACGAGTTCCACTACGAAGGCCGCCCCATCCTCCCGCTCGCCGCGCGGGCCCCCGAGAGCGTGGTGTACATCGGCACGTTCTCGAAGGTGCTGGCGCCGGGGCTGCGCGTGGGCTGGGTGGTGGCGCCCTCCCCGCTGCGCGAGGCCATCGTGGCGCGCCGCAGCGTGCTCGACCGCCAAGGCGACCTGGCGCTCGAGGAGGCCGTGGCCGAGCTGCTGGAGGACGGCGAGATCACGCGCCACATCCTGCGCATGCGGGGCGTCTACGAGGAGCGCCGCGACGTGATGGTGCGGCTGCTGACCGAGGCGTTCGGCGACACGCTCCACTTCCGCATGCCCCGCGGGGGGATGGCCCTGTGGGCGCGCGTCACCGGCACGGACGTGGACGAGTGGGCGGCTGCGGCGGCGGCCAAGAAGGTGCTGGTGCAGCCCGCCAAGCTCTTCACGTTCGACCGCCGCGCCCGCCCTTTCTTGCGCTTGGGCTACGGCGCCCATGACCCGCAGGAGCTGGGGCGGGCCGTGGCGTTGCTCGCGGCAGCGCGCCCCAGATAG
- a CDS encoding DUF1517 domain-containing protein yields the protein MSDRHTPCACRGPLGAWLPLLFALTLVLPASGVDAQSSGGSFGGGSFEGGGGGGGGGGYTPSPSYQPSGGGDYGGGYQGGYQGGGYDGNYQGGSGDGCSSLFCCFFLFMLIAVVLLISRFRHGDQVRGTLPVTGGIDVSGLMLAIDWRARKHIQGQLEQLAKTGDTSTPDGLARMARETALALRREELSWLYGSVLNALPAAPRDAERVFRAAAADARSKFRYELIRNADGSTRVTAGPEQRVSREEGEGVVVVTLLIAAHRELIDVADVTNANEVRHLLDQVIALDGNSIAVLEVIWSPADENDRMSTAELEMLYPGLRRINEQTVAGRVFCAYCAAPFAKELQTCPHCGAPAGDAKPRG from the coding sequence ATGTCCGACCGGCACACCCCCTGCGCATGTCGCGGCCCGCTGGGCGCTTGGCTCCCGCTGCTCTTCGCCCTGACGCTGGTGTTGCCCGCCAGCGGCGTGGATGCACAGAGCTCGGGAGGCAGCTTCGGCGGCGGCAGCTTCGAGGGCGGTGGTGGTGGCGGCGGTGGCGGTGGCTACACGCCTTCTCCGTCCTACCAACCCAGCGGCGGCGGCGACTACGGCGGCGGCTACCAGGGGGGGTACCAAGGCGGGGGCTACGACGGGAACTATCAGGGCGGCAGCGGTGACGGCTGCTCCTCGCTGTTCTGCTGCTTCTTCTTGTTCATGCTCATCGCGGTGGTGCTGCTCATCTCGCGCTTCAGGCACGGCGACCAAGTGCGCGGCACGCTCCCGGTCACGGGTGGCATCGACGTCTCCGGCCTCATGCTGGCCATCGACTGGCGCGCACGAAAGCACATCCAGGGTCAGCTCGAGCAGCTGGCCAAGACGGGCGACACCAGCACGCCGGACGGCCTGGCGCGCATGGCCCGTGAGACGGCGCTGGCGCTGCGCCGCGAAGAGCTCTCGTGGCTGTATGGCTCTGTTCTCAACGCGCTTCCGGCCGCGCCCCGGGACGCCGAGCGGGTGTTTCGAGCCGCGGCCGCCGACGCGCGTAGCAAGTTCCGCTACGAACTCATCCGCAACGCCGACGGCAGCACGCGGGTGACCGCCGGGCCCGAGCAGCGCGTGAGCCGCGAGGAAGGCGAGGGGGTGGTGGTGGTGACGCTGCTAATCGCCGCGCACCGCGAGCTCATCGACGTGGCCGACGTCACGAACGCCAACGAGGTGCGACACCTGCTGGATCAGGTCATCGCGCTGGACGGGAACAGCATCGCGGTGCTGGAGGTGATCTGGTCTCCAGCCGACGAGAACGACCGCATGAGCACCGCGGAGCTCGAGATGCTCTACCCCGGGCTGCGACGCATCAACGAGCAGACGGTGGCCGGCCGGGTGTTCTGTGCCTATTGCGCGGCACCCTTCGCGAAGGAGCTGCAGACCTGTCCGCACTGCGGTGCGCCGGCCGGCGACGCCAAGCCGCGCGGCTGA